In Dolichospermum flos-aquae CCAP 1403/13F, the following proteins share a genomic window:
- the hisIE gene encoding bifunctional phosphoribosyl-AMP cyclohydrolase/phosphoribosyl-ATP diphosphatase HisIE, whose product MSSSELKSLSSAIPVEKIRYDDKGLVPAIIQDYLDGTVLMMAWMNRESLQRTLDTGETWFWSRSRQEFWHKGATSGHIQKVQTIRYDCDSDALLIGVEQLGDVACHTGERSCFHQVDGTVTPPPGDSLSQLFAVICDRRDRPNEDSYTCKLLAGGDNKILKKIGEESAEVVMACKDDDADGIAGEVADLFYHTLVALAHHQVDLKAVYRKLQERRK is encoded by the coding sequence ATGTCTTCTTCTGAACTGAAATCGCTTTCATCTGCTATCCCTGTGGAAAAAATTCGCTACGATGACAAGGGTTTAGTGCCGGCAATTATCCAAGATTATTTGGATGGAACTGTGTTAATGATGGCTTGGATGAATCGGGAATCGTTGCAAAGGACTTTGGACACTGGGGAAACTTGGTTTTGGAGTCGTTCCCGGCAGGAATTTTGGCACAAGGGCGCGACTTCTGGACATATTCAGAAGGTACAAACTATTCGTTATGACTGTGATAGTGATGCTCTGTTAATCGGGGTGGAGCAGTTGGGTGATGTAGCTTGTCATACTGGAGAACGTAGTTGTTTTCATCAGGTTGATGGCACGGTGACACCACCACCAGGGGATAGTTTATCACAATTGTTTGCGGTAATTTGCGATCGCCGCGATCGCCCCAATGAAGATTCTTATACCTGCAAGTTATTGGCTGGTGGTGATAATAAGATTTTGAAAAAGATTGGTGAGGAAAGTGCGGAGGTAGTCATGGCCTGTAAGGATGATGATGCCGATGGAATTGCTGGTGAAGTTGCAGATTTGTTTTATCATACTCTTGTAGCCTTAGCGCATCATCAGGTTGATTTAAAAGCAGTTTATCGGAAGTTGCAAGAAAGAAGGAAATAG
- a CDS encoding type II toxin-antitoxin system HicB family antitoxin, translating to MILAVKNALSTIAPKLTYDVLIENQEDGTVKATLLSLPECQGLGANKEEALNNLIQLFQARKPEIVTLEIEPDKTEHPWLKFSGMHKDNPLFTESLEDIKNEGNAWDVLEALTGTIEAPSDWSSQHDFYLYGNPKQDNEIRE from the coding sequence ATGATTTTAGCTGTTAAAAATGCTCTTTCCACAATTGCACCCAAGTTAACTTATGATGTGTTAATTGAAAACCAAGAAGATGGCACTGTGAAAGCGACATTATTAAGTTTACCAGAATGTCAAGGTTTAGGTGCGAATAAAGAGGAAGCATTAAATAATCTTATTCAGCTTTTTCAAGCACGAAAACCAGAAATAGTAACTTTAGAAATTGAACCAGATAAAACAGAACATCCTTGGCTGAAATTTTCAGGAATGCACAAGGATAATCCTCTGTTTACTGAATCACTAGAAGATATAAAAAATGAAGGTAATGCTTGGGATGTGCTAGAGGCATTAACAGGAACTATTGAAGCACCAAGTGATTGGTCAAGTCAACATGATTTTTATTTATATGGTAATCCTAAACAGGACAATGAGATCAGAGAATGA
- a CDS encoding barstar family protein, translated as MNHKVFYLDGKTINNKQTFLKQAAEAMEFPTYFGANWDAFDECITDLTWCPAPGQAHLIFRMLTGQRF; from the coding sequence ATGAATCATAAAGTTTTTTATCTTGATGGTAAAACAATTAATAACAAACAAACATTTTTAAAACAAGCTGCTGAAGCAATGGAATTTCCTACATACTTCGGTGCTAACTGGGATGCTTTTGATGAATGTATCACCGATTTAACATGGTGTCCGGCTCCAGGGCAAGCGCATCTTATTTTTAGAATGCTTACTGGACAAAGGTTTTGA
- a CDS encoding type II toxin-antitoxin system VapC family toxin: MNQERLFLDTVFIQALLNKNDQYHTQAKALLPRVKNAVEVWVTEAILIEVGNALSAVNRTASVQFINQCYQTDNIKVVSVDTPLLMGALELYHSRQDKSWGLTDCISFVVMKEQGLIYAVTADIHFVQAGFVALLRKLEN, from the coding sequence ATGAATCAGGAAAGACTATTTTTAGATACGGTATTTATTCAGGCTCTACTAAATAAGAATGATCAATACCATACTCAAGCAAAAGCATTATTACCAAGGGTGAAAAATGCCGTTGAAGTATGGGTAACAGAAGCCATTTTAATAGAAGTTGGTAATGCTTTAAGTGCAGTGAACCGCACAGCATCAGTTCAGTTTATTAATCAGTGTTATCAAACAGATAATATCAAAGTTGTCAGTGTAGATACACCGCTTCTTATGGGTGCGCTGGAACTTTATCACAGTCGTCAAGATAAAAGTTGGGGTCTAACAGATTGTATCTCATTTGTTGTTATGAAAGAACAGGGTTTAATTTATGCTGTAACGGCTGATATTCATTTTGTTCAAGCTGGTTTTGTGGCTTTATTAAGGAAGCTAGAGAATTAA
- a CDS encoding barstar family protein: MNHKVFYLDGKKINNKQTFLKQAAEAMEIPPYFGANWDAFDECITDLTWCPAQRYVILYHHADIFAQAEPTQYQIALDILNSAKEYWEANNIPLKFLVINK; this comes from the coding sequence ATGAATCATAAAGTTTTTTATCTTGATGGTAAAAAAATTAATAACAAACAAACATTTTTAAAACAAGCTGCTGAAGCAATGGAAATTCCTCCATACTTCGGCGCTAACTGGGATGCTTTTGATGAATGTATCACCGATTTAACATGGTGTCCGGCTCAAAGATATGTGATATTATATCATCATGCTGATATCTTTGCTCAAGCTGAACCGACACAGTACCAAATAGCATTGGATATTTTAAATTCAGCCAAAGAATACTGGGAAGCTAATAATATTCCTCTGAAGTTTTTAGTTATTAACAAATAG
- the vapC gene encoding type II toxin-antitoxin system tRNA(fMet)-specific endonuclease VapC translates to MQVTIDLPDKLTTKIINQLLDTNVCIMYLKGKSLSINHHLDNLEPEKIAVCSVVKAELFYGSMRSNNPQKAIAVQKIFIEQFVSLPFDDECAENYGKIRADLANSGTPISSNDIQIASIALVNNLILVTHNVREFKQVKGLQIEDWEIV, encoded by the coding sequence ATGCAAGTAACAATTGATTTACCAGATAAATTAACAACGAAAATCATAAATCAATTACTAGATACGAATGTTTGTATCATGTATCTCAAGGGTAAATCTCTCAGCATTAATCATCATCTTGATAATTTAGAACCTGAAAAAATTGCGGTTTGTTCTGTAGTCAAAGCTGAATTATTTTATGGTTCTATGCGTAGTAATAATCCTCAAAAAGCCATAGCTGTACAAAAAATATTCATAGAACAATTTGTTTCTTTACCTTTTGATGATGAATGTGCAGAAAATTATGGCAAAATTCGCGCTGATTTAGCAAATTCTGGAACTCCTATTAGTTCAAATGATATACAAATTGCTTCTATTGCTTTAGTTAATAATCTAATTTTAGTTACTCACAATGTCAGGGAATTTAAACAAGTTAAAGGGTTACAAATTGAAGATTGGGAAATTGTCTGA
- a CDS encoding vWA domain-containing protein — protein MPVGLPEFVENPENRCPVILLLDTSGSMSGQPIQELNRGLAAFKEDVMKDAQASLSVEVAIVTFGPVKLTQDFVTIDHFTPPKLETEGVTPMGEAIEYALDLLETRKQTYKDNGVHYYRPWVFLITDGAPTDYWQGAAQRVREEEEQRRMLFFTVGVQGADMNKLKQIAPRPPVMLNGLDFRSLFHWLSTSMKRVSSGKVEEYLRETDKPEDDDQYVIDFLNSERLNSRTDDDKTLLLCLFE, from the coding sequence TTCTGGCTCAATGTCAGGACAACCTATACAGGAGTTAAATAGAGGTTTGGCGGCTTTCAAGGAAGATGTGATGAAAGATGCTCAAGCCTCTTTAAGTGTAGAAGTTGCCATTGTCACCTTTGGACCTGTGAAACTGACGCAAGATTTTGTCACTATAGACCATTTTACACCGCCCAAGCTAGAAACAGAAGGTGTCACACCAATGGGTGAAGCCATTGAATACGCTTTGGATTTATTAGAAACCCGCAAACAGACTTATAAAGATAACGGTGTCCATTATTATCGTCCTTGGGTGTTTTTAATTACCGATGGTGCACCTACAGATTATTGGCAAGGTGCAGCGCAAAGGGTGAGGGAAGAAGAAGAACAGCGCCGAATGTTGTTTTTTACTGTTGGTGTTCAGGGTGCAGATATGAACAAACTTAAACAAATTGCACCTCGTCCTCCAGTAATGCTGAATGGCTTAGATTTTCGCTCTTTATTTCATTGGCTTTCCACTTCCATGAAACGGGTTTCTAGTGGCAAAGTAGAGGAATATTTGCGAGAAACAGATAAACCAGAAGATGATGATCAATATGTGATTGATTTTCTCAATTCTGAAAGGTTAAATTCTCGTACTGATGATGATAAAACTTTGCTTTTGTGTCTCTTTGAATAG
- a CDS encoding type II toxin-antitoxin system VapC family toxin, which produces MRFPCLNVLHFSEAAGNIYTELVKQKIRVGTQDLRIAAITLSVKGILVTRNFKDFEKVPNLRLEDWSISE; this is translated from the coding sequence ATGCGTTTCCCCTGTCTAAATGTCCTACATTTTAGCGAAGCTGCGGGTAATATTTACACTGAATTAGTTAAGCAAAAAATCCGCGTTGGTACTCAAGATTTACGCATTGCTGCAATTACATTATCAGTCAAGGGGATTTTAGTAACTCGTAATTTTAAAGATTTTGAAAAAGTTCCTAATTTGCGTTTAGAAGATTGGAGTATTAGTGAATAA